A single genomic interval of Methanooceanicella nereidis harbors:
- a CDS encoding 50S ribosomal protein L5, with product MANDMVIPRVEKVTVHMSVGESGKKLSNAEMIMKTITGQTPVRTVAKKTLPSFNIKKNEPIGCKVTLRGELADKFLKTAFAIRENTLSPSNFDNNGNFSFGIEEHTDFPGMEYNPEIGIYGMDVIVSVERPGYRIKRRKVQKKVVPTNHKLTKDDSIEYISKNYGVEVK from the coding sequence ATGGCTAATGACATGGTGATCCCCAGGGTAGAGAAGGTCACAGTCCACATGAGCGTGGGCGAGTCCGGTAAGAAACTTTCCAACGCCGAGATGATCATGAAGACCATCACAGGCCAGACACCCGTCAGAACAGTCGCGAAGAAGACCCTTCCGAGCTTCAACATCAAGAAGAATGAGCCTATCGGCTGCAAAGTCACGCTGCGCGGCGAACTCGCTGATAAGTTCCTGAAGACCGCTTTTGCGATAAGAGAGAACACCCTCAGTCCGAGTAACTTTGACAACAATGGCAATTTCTCATTCGGTATCGAGGAACACACGGACTTTCCGGGAATGGAATACAATCCCGAGATAGGTATCTATGGAATGGACGTTATCGTATCGGTCGAGAGGCCGGGATACAGGATAAAGCGCAGAAAGGTTCAGAAGAAGGTAGTACCCACGAACCACAAGCTTACAAAGGATGACTCGATCGAGTATATCTCTAAGAACTATGGCGTGGAGGTAAAATAA
- the secY gene encoding preprotein translocase subunit SecY has protein sequence MGETGIKDRIEPFLRKLPAVKRPEKHVHFKKKFMWTVGILVLYFILSNIAVFGLSKDSQDVLESYRAIFAGASGSIILLGIGPIVTASIVLQLLVGAEILPLDVSQPKDQAIFQGLQKLLVFVMIVLETLPQIFGGFLQPDAGIASTLGIDTGLLAFIIFIQIFIGGVLILYMDEIVSKWGIGSGVSLFIVAGVAQALISGIFNWNPPFIGKPIGLNIAELGGRDNLPIGFLFKWQYLLTDPSIGLNYLLTSNGLLLMLTRGEILALFATVIIFLLVVYVESTRIEIPLAHSSVRGARGKFPVKLIYASVLPMILVRALQANVQLIGSLLYNRYNFTWLGQYDQYGTPVSGLVFYLNPIRGPQDWIPSLAAQAYPGIQLWQIGLHFLVDAFILIAGGILFAIFWVETTGMGASRVAKQIQRSGMQIPGFRRNEQVIEKVVSRYIPKVTVIGGAFIGVLTLIASMFGLLGGIGGTGMLLAVSIIYQLYEKFASEQLMEMHPLMRKFLGEE, from the coding sequence ATGGGAGAAACGGGTATAAAAGATCGAATTGAACCCTTCCTCAGGAAGCTTCCGGCCGTAAAACGGCCGGAAAAACATGTCCACTTCAAGAAGAAATTCATGTGGACTGTAGGGATATTAGTATTGTACTTCATACTATCGAATATTGCAGTATTCGGGCTAAGCAAGGATTCTCAGGACGTACTTGAATCATATCGTGCGATATTCGCAGGTGCGTCCGGTTCAATCATCCTGCTTGGTATCGGGCCTATAGTCACGGCTTCGATAGTGCTGCAGCTTCTGGTAGGTGCTGAAATACTACCGCTCGATGTTTCTCAACCGAAGGATCAAGCGATCTTTCAGGGACTCCAAAAGCTTTTGGTTTTTGTGATGATAGTCCTTGAGACCCTTCCCCAGATATTCGGAGGCTTCCTCCAGCCCGATGCAGGTATCGCATCGACGCTGGGTATAGACACCGGCCTCCTCGCCTTTATTATATTCATTCAGATATTCATAGGCGGCGTCCTGATCCTTTATATGGACGAAATTGTGTCCAAATGGGGTATCGGGAGCGGTGTAAGCTTATTCATCGTTGCAGGTGTGGCACAGGCTCTCATCAGCGGCATATTCAACTGGAACCCGCCGTTCATCGGCAAGCCTATAGGCTTGAACATAGCCGAGTTAGGCGGCAGGGATAACCTTCCCATTGGTTTCCTGTTCAAATGGCAGTATTTACTGACCGATCCCAGCATCGGCCTTAACTATCTGCTGACCTCTAACGGTCTATTGCTCATGCTGACCCGCGGTGAGATACTTGCGTTATTCGCAACGGTCATCATCTTCCTGCTTGTCGTGTACGTTGAATCCACCAGGATAGAGATCCCTCTTGCACACTCTTCGGTAAGGGGTGCACGCGGTAAGTTCCCCGTAAAATTAATTTACGCGTCGGTCTTACCGATGATCCTTGTCAGGGCACTGCAGGCGAACGTTCAATTGATCGGCAGCTTGTTATATAACAGGTATAATTTCACATGGCTCGGGCAGTATGACCAGTATGGTACACCTGTATCAGGCCTTGTGTTCTACCTGAACCCGATAAGGGGTCCGCAGGATTGGATCCCGTCGCTGGCTGCCCAGGCATATCCCGGTATACAGCTATGGCAGATCGGTTTACACTTCCTCGTAGACGCGTTCATCCTGATCGCAGGCGGTATACTGTTCGCTATATTCTGGGTCGAGACGACCGGCATGGGCGCTTCCCGTGTCGCGAAGCAGATCCAGAGAAGCGGTATGCAGATACCGGGCTTCAGAAGAAATGAGCAGGTCATCGAAAAGGTGGTATCCCGTTATATCCCGAAGGTCACGGTCATAGGCGGTGCTTTCATAGGCGTTCTTACGCTTATCGCGAGCATGTTCGGTCTATTGGGTGGCATCGGAGGTACCGGTATGCTTCTTGCTGTGAGCATCATCTATCAGCTCTACGAAAAGTTCGCTAGCGAACAGCTCATGGAGATGCACCCGCTCATGCGTAAATTCCTCGGTGAGGAGTAG
- a CDS encoding 30S ribosomal protein S17, whose amino-acid sequence MAKDIGLNVTAPQEECADPNCPFHGTLSVRGQLLEGVVVSSKMDKTVVVQREYLKRNIKYDRYEKRRSKIHAHNPPCIDAKEGDKVTIAECRPLSKTKTFVIVEVSK is encoded by the coding sequence ATGGCAAAAGACATTGGTTTGAACGTAACCGCGCCACAGGAGGAGTGCGCCGACCCCAACTGTCCATTCCATGGCACTTTAAGTGTCAGAGGACAGTTACTCGAGGGCGTCGTGGTCTCCAGCAAGATGGATAAGACCGTCGTGGTGCAGCGCGAGTACTTAAAGCGCAACATTAAGTATGACAGGTATGAGAAGAGGAGGTCAAAGATCCACGCCCACAACCCTCCCTGCATTGATGCAAAGGAAGGGGACAAGGTCACCATAGCGGAGTGCAGGCCTCTCTCCAAGACTAAGACCTTCGTCATTGTGGAGGTATCGAAGTGA
- a CDS encoding uL15m family ribosomal protein, translating to MVKQKNKSYRGSRTCGGGTHKNRRNGGSRGGRGHAGACKHHTFRAMREGWMYGKHGFKRPLVTQTVVSFINIGEIDEIADNLIETGLAQEKDGAIAINLDDLGIDKLLGNGNVSKKYVITVSNASASAKAKIEELGGQIITETETA from the coding sequence ATGGTAAAACAAAAGAATAAGTCATACAGGGGCTCCAGAACTTGTGGGGGAGGAACCCACAAGAACCGCCGTAACGGTGGAAGCCGCGGTGGCAGAGGACACGCTGGCGCCTGCAAGCACCACACCTTCCGGGCAATGAGGGAAGGCTGGATGTACGGTAAACACGGCTTCAAGAGGCCTCTTGTGACACAGACCGTAGTCTCCTTCATTAACATCGGCGAGATCGACGAGATCGCCGATAACCTTATTGAGACCGGACTTGCTCAGGAAAAAGACGGCGCGATCGCGATAAATCTTGACGACCTTGGCATTGACAAATTACTTGGCAATGGCAACGTAAGCAAGAAATACGTGATCACAGTAAGCAACGCGTCCGCATCGGCTAAGGCAAAGATTGAAGAGCTTGGCGGACAAATTATAACCGAGACAGAGACCGCGTGA
- a CDS encoding 30S ribosomal protein S5 produces the protein MVYEQEVAWVPKTRLGKLVAEGKIKTIEEAFDTGLPIKEPEIVDALIPDLVDEVLDIKMVQRMTDSGRRVKFRTTVVIGNGNGYVGLAEGKDVQVGPAIRKAIEMAKLNIINVKRGCGSWECGCGLSHTVPSKVEGKAGSLTVTLIPAPRGLGIAAGGPAKKVLEMAGYKDVWSRTEGETRTTINYALATYRALEKTNTIRTKKEAE, from the coding sequence ATGGTCTACGAACAGGAAGTAGCATGGGTCCCAAAGACCAGACTAGGTAAGCTGGTGGCCGAGGGTAAGATAAAGACCATCGAAGAGGCTTTTGACACCGGGCTGCCAATTAAAGAGCCGGAGATCGTCGACGCGCTCATACCGGACCTGGTAGATGAGGTTCTGGACATTAAGATGGTCCAGAGAATGACTGACTCGGGCAGGAGAGTAAAATTCAGGACCACCGTCGTCATCGGCAACGGTAACGGCTACGTGGGTCTTGCTGAGGGTAAGGACGTACAGGTCGGCCCCGCAATAAGGAAAGCCATAGAGATGGCCAAGCTTAACATAATCAACGTAAAGCGCGGCTGCGGCTCATGGGAATGCGGCTGCGGCTTATCGCACACCGTACCGAGCAAGGTAGAGGGCAAGGCAGGCTCATTAACGGTCACCCTCATACCGGCGCCAAGAGGTCTCGGCATCGCTGCAGGCGGACCTGCAAAGAAGGTGCTCGAGATGGCCGGATACAAGGATGTCTGGTCAAGGACCGAGGGTGAGACCAGGACCACGATCAACTACGCACTGGCTACCTACAGGGCTCTTGAGAAGACCAATACCATCAGGACCAAGAAGGAGGCAGAGTAA
- the rpmC gene encoding 50S ribosomal protein L29 has product MAILRSKEIRDMSGDQRTKQLKDLRNELLKQRAITATGGAPENPGKIRELRRTIARILTIQHEEEKR; this is encoded by the coding sequence ATGGCTATACTCAGATCAAAAGAGATACGCGATATGTCCGGGGACCAGCGCACAAAGCAGCTCAAGGACCTCAGGAACGAGCTCCTCAAGCAGCGCGCCATAACGGCGACTGGCGGTGCACCCGAGAACCCGGGTAAGATACGCGAGCTCAGAAGGACCATTGCAAGGATACTTACGATCCAGCACGAGGAGGAGAAGCGTTAA
- a CDS encoding 50S ribosomal protein L6 produces MAAEKIREVEIPQGVTVSVNGATLTAKGQKGQISRDFKYPGISVKVDGEKVLVETVRDEKQSKATVGTYASHINNMITGVSEGFEYNMKIVYTHFPIQVKVEGKDSKVSIGNFLGERKPRSATIMGDTKVDLQGDRLVLTGINKEHVGQTAANIEQACRIRKRDPRVFQDGIYITKKA; encoded by the coding sequence ATGGCAGCAGAAAAAATCAGAGAGGTAGAGATCCCCCAGGGTGTAACCGTATCTGTAAACGGTGCAACTTTGACCGCAAAGGGTCAAAAGGGACAGATATCCCGCGACTTCAAGTATCCGGGAATATCGGTCAAGGTAGACGGTGAAAAGGTCTTAGTCGAGACCGTAAGGGACGAAAAACAGTCCAAGGCCACCGTCGGAACCTACGCATCTCATATCAATAACATGATCACGGGTGTATCCGAGGGATTCGAGTACAACATGAAGATCGTCTATACCCACTTCCCTATACAGGTGAAGGTCGAGGGTAAGGACAGCAAAGTATCGATCGGGAATTTCCTCGGAGAGAGAAAGCCAAGGTCAGCGACCATCATGGGCGACACTAAGGTCGACCTCCAGGGTGACAGGCTGGTCTTGACCGGTATCAACAAGGAGCATGTCGGCCAGACTGCGGCTAACATCGAGCAGGCTTGCCGTATCAGGAAGAGAGACCCGAGAGTATTCCAGGATGGAATTTACATAACCAAGAAGGCGTGA
- a CDS encoding 50S ribosomal protein L32e — translation MAAKKSTKESKGSKAEAKKLKEESIEVKAAETKTAAKAEAKAVKGVRKESAKAAAPQVKARPLPRPVEKSSLELDEETKRLLGARKTNKASHPEFRRIDAHKKDKLAPNWRRPRGHHSQLRRNRKAKGARVKAGYGSPAVINGYHPSGYEEVYVSKPEDVRSVTRLQAIRIAGTVGKKKKIEIEKLAKELNIKVLNPLNTFEEVQ, via the coding sequence ATGGCAGCTAAAAAATCAACCAAGGAATCAAAGGGCTCCAAGGCAGAAGCTAAGAAATTAAAGGAAGAGTCCATCGAGGTCAAGGCCGCCGAGACCAAGACCGCTGCAAAGGCAGAAGCCAAAGCAGTCAAGGGAGTCCGCAAAGAGTCCGCAAAAGCAGCAGCGCCTCAGGTAAAGGCAAGGCCTCTCCCGAGACCGGTCGAGAAATCCTCGCTGGAGCTCGACGAAGAGACGAAGAGGCTTCTTGGAGCGAGAAAGACCAACAAGGCATCACACCCGGAATTCAGAAGGATTGACGCTCACAAAAAGGACAAGCTCGCACCTAACTGGAGAAGGCCAAGGGGTCACCACTCACAGCTGAGAAGGAACCGCAAGGCAAAGGGCGCACGTGTCAAGGCAGGATACGGTTCCCCGGCAGTCATCAACGGATACCACCCGTCCGGCTACGAGGAAGTTTACGTAAGCAAGCCCGAAGATGTCAGGAGCGTGACCAGGCTACAGGCTATCAGGATAGCAGGTACCGTCGGCAAGAAGAAAAAGATCGAGATCGAGAAGTTAGCAAAAGAGCTGAACATCAAGGTCCTGAACCCGTTAAACACCTTTGAGGAGGTACAGTAA
- the rplX gene encoding 50S ribosomal protein L24: protein MVTSSQPRKQRKYRYNAPLHIKSKFMTANLSEDLKKKYSKRSARVIVGDVVKIMRGDHAGTEGKVREVDVKREHVTVEGVSVAKADGKEEARPIHPSNLMITKLNLEDEKRVASLERK, encoded by the coding sequence ATGGTAACTTCATCACAGCCAAGAAAGCAGAGAAAGTACAGGTACAACGCACCGCTTCACATCAAGTCCAAGTTCATGACCGCTAACCTCAGCGAAGACCTCAAGAAGAAGTACAGCAAGAGGAGCGCCCGCGTAATAGTAGGCGACGTAGTAAAGATAATGAGGGGCGACCATGCCGGGACAGAGGGCAAGGTGCGCGAAGTAGACGTCAAGAGGGAGCACGTAACAGTAGAGGGAGTATCCGTTGCGAAGGCAGACGGAAAGGAAGAGGCAAGGCCCATCCACCCGTCGAACCTTATGATAACCAAGCTCAACCTCGAGGACGAGAAGAGAGTTGCATCACTGGAGAGGAAATAG
- a CDS encoding 30S ribosomal protein S3, with product MAIEKKFVNEGFKKAMIDEFFIERLDRAGYGGMEINRTPMGTQITIKAEKPGMIIGKAGKMIRKYTRDLDTRFKMDNPQIDVQEVKKPELNAQMMATRLANALERGWYFRKAGQSTLQRIMDAGAMGCEIVIAGKLTGARKRREKFIAGYIGHCGKPIEQLVDVGYARAKKKLGIIGVKVRIMPPGAVLPDQVEILKIDVEPAPVEKPAARAAEAAPKADITEAVTEATTTETVEKIIAESVEEAEAGAAAEDKPKKASKKPKREE from the coding sequence TTGGCGATAGAGAAGAAATTCGTAAACGAGGGCTTCAAGAAGGCCATGATAGATGAGTTCTTCATCGAGAGGCTCGACCGTGCGGGATACGGCGGAATGGAGATCAACAGGACCCCCATGGGTACCCAGATAACCATCAAGGCCGAAAAGCCGGGAATGATCATCGGTAAAGCCGGTAAGATGATAAGGAAATACACAAGGGACCTCGACACCCGCTTCAAGATGGACAACCCGCAGATCGACGTGCAGGAAGTCAAGAAGCCCGAGCTTAACGCCCAGATGATGGCGACCAGGCTCGCGAACGCGCTGGAGAGAGGATGGTACTTCCGTAAGGCAGGACAGTCCACGCTTCAGAGGATCATGGACGCCGGGGCCATGGGCTGTGAGATCGTCATAGCCGGAAAGCTCACCGGTGCCCGTAAGCGCCGCGAGAAGTTCATAGCTGGCTACATAGGCCACTGCGGAAAGCCGATCGAACAGCTCGTCGACGTCGGATACGCGCGCGCAAAGAAGAAATTAGGCATCATCGGCGTAAAGGTCAGGATAATGCCGCCCGGAGCGGTGCTTCCGGACCAGGTCGAGATCCTCAAGATCGATGTCGAGCCAGCTCCCGTAGAGAAGCCGGCAGCCAGGGCGGCAGAGGCAGCCCCGAAGGCAGACATAACCGAGGCAGTCACCGAGGCGACCACTACCGAAACCGTTGAGAAGATCATCGCCGAATCCGTCGAAGAGGCTGAAGCAGGGGCCGCGGCTGAAGACAAGCCAAAGAAGGCCTCTAAGAAACCTAAGAGGGAAGAGTAA
- a CDS encoding 50S ribosomal protein L30 codes for MYAIIRLRGTVNTRPEIKDTLKMLRLNQINHCVVVPETPNYKGMIQVVKDFVAFGPINSEALVTILENRGKLEGGVKLTDEYVAQNSGYKNIAEFAAAVVDGKAKLDDMPNLKPVFRMHPPRKGHSGLKRTYQQGGALGNYGEEISDLIERMR; via the coding sequence ATGTATGCTATCATAAGGCTCAGGGGTACAGTAAATACCAGGCCGGAGATCAAGGATACATTAAAGATGCTCCGCCTGAACCAGATCAACCACTGTGTCGTCGTCCCCGAGACGCCGAACTACAAGGGCATGATCCAGGTCGTAAAGGACTTTGTAGCGTTCGGACCGATAAACTCCGAGGCGCTCGTCACCATACTCGAGAACCGTGGCAAGCTTGAAGGCGGCGTTAAGCTGACCGACGAGTACGTCGCACAGAACTCCGGGTACAAGAACATCGCGGAATTCGCGGCTGCAGTGGTGGACGGAAAAGCAAAGCTCGATGATATGCCAAACTTAAAGCCCGTATTCAGGATGCACCCGCCAAGGAAAGGCCACTCAGGCCTTAAGAGGACATACCAGCAGGGCGGTGCTCTGGGCAACTACGGTGAGGAGATCTCAGATCTCATCGAGCGCATGAGGTGA
- a CDS encoding 30S ribosomal protein S14 produces the protein MERSGKKFGLGANVCRRCGRKQGLIRKYGVYVCRQCFREIAQDMGFQKYE, from the coding sequence ATGGAAAGATCTGGCAAAAAATTCGGACTGGGCGCCAACGTTTGCCGCAGATGCGGACGCAAGCAGGGGCTTATAAGGAAATATGGCGTCTATGTATGCCGCCAGTGCTTCAGGGAAATAGCCCAGGACATGGGTTTCCAAAAGTACGAGTGA
- a CDS encoding ribonuclease P protein component 1, whose product MDITPENIVYHELIGLEVEVVSPAYPDLKGTVIDESRNMLVLKTEKHDKKVPKSCCSFIFTLPDGRRVKVLGTLLLSQPENRIPKKKRR is encoded by the coding sequence ATGGACATCACGCCGGAGAATATCGTCTATCACGAGCTGATAGGTCTGGAGGTCGAGGTCGTTTCCCCGGCCTATCCTGATCTTAAAGGGACAGTCATCGACGAGTCCCGAAACATGCTCGTCCTGAAGACCGAAAAGCACGACAAAAAAGTCCCAAAGTCGTGCTGTTCGTTCATATTCACCCTCCCTGACGGGAGACGCGTGAAAGTCCTGGGGACTCTATTACTATCACAACCTGAAAACAGGATTCCAAAAAAGAAAAGAAGATGA
- a CDS encoding 30S ribosomal protein S8 — MVLLDPLANALSVIKNAEATGKQECVLNPASKIIGNVLKVMQDEGYVGEYEFIDNGKAGMLKVSLVGRINKCGVVKPRFAVGKADMEKWEKRFLPARNFGFLILTTSQGVMSHYDAAKKGIGGEILAYVY; from the coding sequence ATGGTATTATTAGATCCATTGGCAAATGCGCTCTCTGTCATAAAGAACGCTGAGGCGACCGGAAAGCAGGAGTGCGTATTAAACCCAGCATCCAAGATCATCGGCAACGTCCTGAAAGTCATGCAGGACGAGGGCTACGTTGGCGAGTACGAGTTCATCGATAACGGCAAGGCAGGCATGCTTAAGGTCAGCCTCGTCGGAAGGATAAACAAGTGTGGTGTCGTAAAGCCAAGGTTTGCCGTAGGCAAAGCCGATATGGAGAAATGGGAAAAGAGATTCTTACCCGCAAGGAACTTCGGTTTCCTTATACTCACAACCTCGCAGGGTGTCATGTCACATTATGACGCTGCGAAGAAGGGTATAGGCGGAGAGATTCTCGCTTACGTATATTAA
- a CDS encoding 50S ribosomal protein L22, translating to MSKVGYSAEYDPAVTAKAMAYEIDVSPKHCIEILNFIKGKKVSVAKTYLENVIEKKQSIPFKRFARNVGHKRHQTGWDAGRYPVKASKEILKLLKHAEANAEYKGLEPENMKIVHAVSKKGRTIQGIMPRAMGRATAWNKETVTVEVVIGE from the coding sequence ATGTCTAAAGTAGGTTATTCAGCAGAATATGACCCGGCCGTAACGGCCAAGGCTATGGCATACGAGATCGACGTCTCGCCGAAGCACTGTATCGAGATACTGAACTTCATCAAGGGCAAGAAAGTATCTGTCGCCAAGACTTACCTCGAGAACGTCATAGAGAAGAAACAGTCCATACCTTTCAAGAGGTTCGCAAGGAACGTCGGACACAAGAGGCACCAGACCGGCTGGGACGCAGGCAGGTACCCGGTCAAGGCAAGCAAGGAGATCTTAAAGCTTCTCAAGCACGCAGAGGCAAATGCCGAGTATAAGGGTCTCGAGCCCGAGAACATGAAGATCGTTCATGCAGTCTCAAAGAAGGGCAGGACCATCCAGGGCATCATGCCGAGAGCAATGGGAAGAGCCACCGCCTGGAACAAGGAGACCGTGACGGTCGAAGTAGTGATTGGAGAGTGA
- a CDS encoding 50S ribosomal protein L14 yields the protein MKAIKAKVPRSVHTATRLDVADNSGARVVEVISVLKYRGRKNRMPRAGLGDILIASVKKGTPEMRKQIVRCVIVRQKKEFRRPNGMRVSFEDNACVVVDDNNDPKGTEIKGPVAREVAERYAKIGSTATIIV from the coding sequence GTGAAGGCGATCAAGGCAAAAGTCCCAAGGTCCGTCCACACAGCGACACGTCTCGATGTCGCGGATAACTCCGGCGCAAGGGTCGTAGAGGTCATATCAGTCCTTAAGTACAGGGGACGCAAGAACAGGATGCCGCGTGCAGGCCTTGGCGATATCCTTATCGCATCCGTCAAGAAGGGCACCCCTGAGATGAGAAAGCAGATCGTCAGGTGTGTCATCGTCCGCCAGAAGAAAGAGTTCAGAAGGCCGAACGGCATGCGCGTATCTTTTGAGGACAACGCGTGCGTCGTAGTTGACGATAACAATGACCCGAAGGGTACCGAGATCAAGGGCCCGGTCGCAAGGGAAGTAGCCGAGCGTTACGCAAAGATCGGCTCTACTGCGACGATAATCGTGTAA
- the yciH gene encoding stress response translation initiation inhibitor YciH, with translation MAVCDKCGLPEDLCVCEEISKESQRVRITTDKRRFGKVATIVDGIDDKDIDLKELSSLLKAKCACGGTIKDRTIELQGDHKEKVREILENIGYSSESIDVK, from the coding sequence TTGGCCGTATGTGACAAGTGCGGACTCCCGGAGGACCTTTGCGTATGCGAAGAGATCTCCAAGGAGTCCCAGCGAGTTAGGATAACAACTGACAAAAGACGCTTCGGCAAGGTTGCAACGATCGTTGATGGTATAGATGACAAGGACATAGACCTTAAGGAGCTATCAAGCCTCCTTAAGGCGAAATGTGCTTGCGGCGGGACAATAAAGGATAGGACGATAGAGCTCCAGGGCGACCACAAAGAAAAGGTCAGAGAGATCCTGGAGAACATCGGCTATTCATCCGAGTCTATAGACGTAAAGTAA
- a CDS encoding 50S ribosomal protein L19e, which produces MTDLSNQKRLAAALLKVGQTRVWMDPERGEDIATAITREDIRGLIEQGIIKRTAAVGISRGRARARDIKREKGHRKGHGSRRGAKGARTPKKELWMRKIRAQRKLLKEMRDDEKSLAPGQYRKLYRKAKGGEFRNVAHLKSYIAYSAHKK; this is translated from the coding sequence ATGACTGACCTTTCAAACCAGAAGAGACTTGCAGCAGCACTGCTCAAGGTAGGCCAGACAAGAGTATGGATGGACCCGGAAAGAGGAGAGGACATTGCGACCGCGATCACCAGGGAAGACATCAGGGGCCTTATAGAGCAGGGCATCATAAAGAGGACCGCAGCTGTAGGCATTAGCCGTGGCAGGGCCCGCGCTCGCGACATAAAGCGCGAGAAGGGACACCGCAAGGGACACGGAAGCCGCAGAGGCGCAAAGGGTGCCCGCACTCCGAAGAAAGAGCTGTGGATGAGGAAGATAAGGGCTCAGAGAAAACTTCTGAAGGAGATGAGGGACGACGAAAAGAGTCTCGCTCCGGGCCAGTATCGCAAGCTGTACAGAAAAGCGAAAGGTGGAGAGTTCAGGAACGTTGCGCACCTGAAGTCGTACATAGCATATTCAGCGCATAAGAAATAA
- a CDS encoding 30S ribosomal protein S4e: protein MAGKHLKRVAAPRKWPITRKTSTWVAKPTPGAHSEENGMPLLIVLRDILGLADKSKEIKQILHEGKVLVDGKVRKDHRFIVGMFDVITIPALELSYRVMIGGNGKLKLVKVTDAGTKLCKIVNKTAVKGGKIQLNFHDGTTMLASNDFHTKDSVLLSVPEKKITEHLPYNVGSFVMVVDGKHAGTLGTVKNINVVKSSSANTVTIEGKDGQFDTIEDYIFVVGKDSPVLELGVKA, encoded by the coding sequence ATGGCAGGCAAACATTTAAAGAGAGTCGCAGCACCGCGCAAGTGGCCCATTACCAGGAAGACTTCAACGTGGGTAGCAAAGCCAACGCCAGGCGCGCACTCCGAAGAGAACGGAATGCCTCTCTTAATAGTATTAAGGGACATACTCGGTCTCGCTGACAAGAGCAAGGAGATCAAGCAGATCCTTCACGAAGGTAAAGTTCTGGTAGACGGCAAGGTCAGGAAAGACCACCGCTTTATCGTAGGCATGTTCGACGTTATCACCATACCGGCCCTTGAGTTAAGCTACAGGGTCATGATCGGCGGGAACGGAAAGTTAAAGCTGGTCAAGGTAACCGACGCAGGCACCAAGCTTTGCAAGATCGTCAACAAGACCGCAGTAAAGGGCGGCAAGATCCAGCTGAACTTCCACGACGGCACGACGATGCTCGCATCGAACGACTTCCACACCAAGGACAGCGTACTCTTAAGCGTCCCCGAGAAGAAGATCACAGAGCACTTACCGTATAACGTAGGCAGCTTTGTAATGGTCGTCGACGGTAAGCATGCAGGTACGCTCGGCACCGTAAAGAACATAAACGTCGTAAAGAGCTCATCGGCAAACACCGTGACCATCGAGGGCAAGGACGGACAGTTCGACACTATTGAAGATTATATATTCGTAGTCGGAAAGGATTCACCAGTACTGGAACTGGGGGTTAAGGCATGA
- a CDS encoding 50S ribosomal protein L18 has protein sequence MATGPRYKVAFRRRREGKTDYHQRLKLIVSKKPRLVVRKTLNQIIAQVIIAKPDGDYVLASATSKDLTKDFDYKGATKNTSAAYLTGMLAGFRALEAGVEEAVLDAGLATNRKGSRVYAALKGAIDAGLEIPCDEEIFPSDERIRGEHVAGNSESSFSEYEKRGLKASDLPAHFDEVKNKITSEFEGE, from the coding sequence ATGGCAACAGGACCAAGATATAAGGTAGCCTTCAGGAGAAGAAGGGAAGGTAAGACCGATTACCACCAGAGGCTTAAGCTTATCGTTTCAAAGAAACCAAGGCTTGTAGTAAGAAAGACGCTGAACCAGATCATCGCCCAGGTAATAATCGCAAAGCCGGACGGCGACTATGTTCTGGCTTCCGCGACCTCTAAGGATCTTACAAAGGACTTTGACTACAAGGGTGCGACAAAGAACACCTCTGCAGCGTACCTTACAGGTATGCTCGCAGGCTTCAGGGCACTGGAGGCAGGTGTCGAAGAGGCAGTTCTCGATGCAGGTCTCGCGACCAACAGGAAAGGTTCCAGGGTCTACGCCGCGCTTAAGGGCGCAATAGACGCAGGACTTGAGATACCGTGTGATGAGGAGATCTTCCCCTCCGATGAGAGGATCAGGGGAGAGCACGTCGCAGGTAACTCCGAGAGCAGCTTCTCCGAGTACGAGAAGAGAGGCTTGAAAGCGTCGGACCTTCCGGCACACTTCGATGAAGTGAAGAACAAGATAACCAGCGAATTTGAGGGAGAATAA